One region of Culex pipiens pallens isolate TS chromosome 2, TS_CPP_V2, whole genome shotgun sequence genomic DNA includes:
- the LOC120414952 gene encoding transcription factor Ouib-like: MLTIIETPTIGEPNPDAAPHCAFCLRERPPVGKFHLFTVTNSSSIRAIMSGIFGFEFDAADFTVCTPCWSLVQTVDDFRTCCIQVNELGREISRGLKYEDEWFSEGNMRAIYNVRAAIQNHLERIEDYRYVDEEQAEEVVEHNETIDEAQAVSKEARQDLVQNSKEVPDEQSCNIIECEKCLNWFMTTAQIEYHLARCRGPKKPIEEALYVHTCHLCQERFNRPYLLESHLNWHEDKKPYKCRIKCDEKFYGVELRYIHERSCPGDPRWNRGVPQTATKVVPSSKKPKPKPAPGTNKNKFECDICGKLFCKERIMMSHRREIHNPPKYRCKLCGREFRRKFSFNVHLKNHERGIIPPTSKTASNVQKSV; this comes from the exons ATGTTGACCATAATCGAAACACCAACCATCGGTGAACCAAATCCGGATGCAGCACCGCACTGCGCCTTCTGCCTGCGGGAACGTCCCCCGGTGGGCAAATTTCACCTGTTCACCGTGACAAACTCGTCCAGCATCCGCGCCATAATGTCCGGCATATTTGGGTTCGAGTTTGACGCCGCCGATTTCACCGTTTGTACGCCGTGCTGGAGTTTGGTCCAGACGGTGGACGATTTCCGGACCTGCTGTATCCAGGTGAACGAGCTGGGAAGGGAAATAAGCCGGGGGTTGAAGTACGAGGACGAATGGTTCTCCGAGGGGAACATGCGAGCAATTTACAATGTACGAGCGGCAATCCAGAACCACCTGGAGCGGATCGAAGATTACCGGTATGTCGATGAAGAACAGGCCGAGGAGGTGGTTGAACATAATGAGACCATTGATGAAGCTCAAGCTGTGAGTAAAGAAGCAAGGCAGGATCTGGTTCAAAATTCCAAGGAAGTACCAGACGAACAGTCGTGCAACATAATCGAGTGCGAAAAGTGTCTCAACTGGTTCATGACCACTGCTCAGATCGAGTATCACCTGGCACGTTGCCGTGGGCCGAAGAAACCGATAGAGGAAGCACTTTACGTGCATACTTGCCACCTCTGCCAGGAAAGGTTCAATCGTCCATACTTGCTAGAATCACATCTCAACTGGCACGAAG ACAAAAAGCCATACAAATGCCGCATCAAGTGCGACGAAAAATTCTACGGCGTCGAACTAAGATACATACACGAAAGATCATGCCCGGGAGATCCCCGGTGGAATCGCGGCGTTCCTCAAACTGCAACAAAAGTGGTTCCAAGTAGCAAGAAACCTAAACCAAAACCGGCACCAGGGACAAATAAGAATAAATTTGAGTGCGACATATGCGGCAAATTGTTTTGCAAAGA GAGAATCATGATGTCCCATCGCAGAGAGATTCACAATCCGCCGAAATACCGGTGCAAGCTTTGTGGTAGAGAGTTTAGGCGTAAATTTTCGTTTAATGTACATCTGAAAAATCATGAACGGGGAATTATTCCGCCCACTTCAAAAACggcaagcaatgttcaaaaaagtgtgtGA
- the LOC120414953 gene encoding uncharacterized protein LOC120414953 — translation MSITVKNEPIIVEDDDDYDYDKMFNLQSLKHQPEDESQNPDLFCALCLRQRTSNSKFYEYLSEDCSTFCEYIRDLLGLELNLHHLYVCMPCCKMVEMVDSFKQCCLKARGWIDRVGGGLKCEDEWFTEETYQTIERIDETIRIHSEQLEPAESGIQARGYLGGEHVDQDVISINSDDEDETEFRTAKYEPEPTEFPYGIAIEMDNSEDIYYMESSNSIAPVMISQERMKVRKRSYTTCKCDICGAILSSKFNLKEHLFIHGEATQQCKFCDKRFKQRTNLLRHHRKKHSDIPSRNLYPPPENQR, via the exons ATGTCCATCACAGTTAAGAATGAACCAATCATTGTCGAGGACGACGATGATTACGATTACGACAAAATGTTCAATCTGCAGTCATTAAAGCATCAACCAGAAGATGAATCCCAAAATCCCGATCTATTCTGCGCTCTTTGTCTACGTCAGCGCACCTCAAACAGTAAATTCTACGAGTACCTGAGCGAGGATTGTTCCACGTTTTGCGAATATATTCGAGATTTGCTCGGTTTAGAGCTGAATCTCCACCATTTGTACGTGTGCATGCCATGCTGTAAGATGGTTGAGATGGTGGACAGTTTCAAGCAGTGCTGCCTCAAGGCCCGAGGTTGGATAGACCGGGTTGGAGGCGGGTTGAAATGTGAGGACGAGTGGTTTACTGAGGAGACTTATCAAACGATTGAAAGGATTGACGAAACTATTCGAATCCATTCGGAGCAACTGGAGCCAGCTGAAAGCGGTATTCAAGCTCGGGGATATTTGGGTGGTGAACACGTTGATCAGGATGTCATTTCCATAAACAGTGACGATGAGGATGAAACTGAATTTCGCactgccaaatatgagcctgagcCGACGGAATTTCCCTACGGGATCGCAATCGAAATGGACAACTCAGAGGACATATATTACATGGAATCGTCCAACTCAATCGCGCCAGTGATGATCTCTCAAGAACGAATGAAAGTACGAAAACGCTCTTATACAACATGTAAATGTGACATTTGCGGTGCCATTTTGTCCAGCAAGTTTAATTTGAAGGAACATTTGTTCATCCATGGAGAAGCCACTCAGCAGTGTAAATTTTGTGATAAGAGATTCAAGCAAAG AACCAACCTTCTGCGGCACCATCGGAAGAAACATAGCGACATTCCTTCGCGGAATTTGTATCCTCCTCCAGAAAATCAACgttaa
- the LOC120414975 gene encoding zinc finger protein 429-like codes for MSNPHQDLVSEMTIEEIKIEPEDEEQPDGEDEQQQQQQEEDEEQLLEAANSAFGVTKCDKCHRFFDCTRGIKNHVLRCKGVDPDAKPEYQCEICSVSFKFRNALVAHRNKHEGIKPYKCQEKCDKYFHSTSLRTTHEKKCRKGEQQICPFCNAKLSNANTLARHMSSEHSDAKHECNICGKIFAKNYKMLLHQRTMHSNDEPKYFCEVCGKGFKVARVLRQHMGRHMEEKPFRCELCNAGLSSKLSLNSHMKFTHGKATLQCQTCGSEFKTNYSLSVHRRTVHNEVIPKGKKIEQPVMVDIKTEVGEEDSKDSKEMFLAVTECETCHRFFDSKEGIVSHVLSCNELNESPDSLYMCHICTVSFRTPLLLAAHLQEHKDEKLLKCRVVCEKWFYDREKRDNHEKVCRRDKYSCLVCDSRLANHRALWKHMNTVHAEARHECETCGKKFNRRTNMLAHQRLMHSENAPTFPCEVCQRVFTQARKLRKHMEKHVKPEPNEVLSNIS; via the exons ATGAGCAACCCACACCAGGATCTCGTCTCGGAGATGACCATCGAAGAAATCAAAATCGAACCCGAGGACGAGGAGCAACCGGACGGCGAAGatgaacagcagcagcagcagcaggaggaggatGAGGAGCAGCTTTTGGAAGCGGCGAATTCCGCCTTCGGCGTTACAAAGTGCGACAAGTGCCACCGATTCTTCGACTGCACACGGGGCATCAAAAATCACGTGTTACGTTGTAAGGGTGTCGACCCGGACGCCAAGCCGGAGTATCAGTGCGAAATTTGTTCCGTGTCGTTCAAATTTAGAAATGCGCTGGTGGCCCATCGGAACAAACATGAAG GGATCAAACCGTACAAGTGTCAGGAAAAATGTGATAAGTACTTTCACAGCACTTCGTTGAGAACTACGCACGAGAAAAAGTGTCGTAAAGGGGAGCAGCAGATTTGCCCATTTTGCAACGCGAAGCTGTCCAACGCAAACACGCTGGCAAGACATATGAGCTCCGAGCATTCTGATGCGAAGCATGAGTGTAACATCTGTGGGAAGATTTTCGCTAAAAA CTACAAGATGTTGTTACACCAACGAACGATGCACTCAAATGACGAGCCCAAATATTTCTGCGAGGTGTGTGGCAAGGGCTTCAAGGTGGCCCGAGTTTTGCGGCAACACATGGGCCGTCACATGGAGGAAAAGCCCTTCCGGTGTGAACTGTGTAACGCCGGATTGTCCAGCAAACTTTCTCTCAATAGCCATATGAAATTCACCCATGGGAAAGCCACGCTGCAGTGTCAAACCTGCGGAAGTGAGTTCAAGACTAACTACTCCCTTTCTGTGCACCGTCGAACGGTACACAATGAGGTCATCCCTAAGGGCAAAAAGATCGAGCAACCGGTCATGGTCGATATCAAGACAGAAGTTGGCGAAGAGGACAGCAAGGATTCCAAAGAAATGTTCCTGGCGGTTACCGAGTGTGAAACGTGTCACCGGTTCTTCGATAGCAAGGAGGGAATCGTCAGTCACGTGCTCTCGTGCAACGAGCTGAACGAGTCTCCCGATTCGTTGTACATGTGCCACATCTGTACGGTATCGTTCAGAACTCCACTCCTGTTGGCAGCTCATCTCCAGGAGCACAAAG acgaaaaactgctcaaatGTCGAGTCGTGTGTGAAAAGTGGTTCTACGACCGCGAGAAGCGGGACAACCACGAGAAGGTTTGTCGCCGGGACAAGTATTCCTGCCTGGTGTGCGATTCAAGGCTGGCCAACCACCGGGCCCTGTGGAAGCACATGAACACGGTGCACGCGGAAGCTCGGCACGAGTGCGAAACGTGCGGGAAGAAGTTCAATagaag GACCAACATGCTTGCTCATCAGCGTCTGATGCACTCGGAAAATGCACCGACATTTCCCTGTGAGGTGTGCCAAAGGGTTTTCACCCAAGCGCGGAAGCTTCGGAAGCACATGGAAAAGCACGTGAAACCGGAACCGAATGAGGTTTTGTccaacatttcatga
- the LOC120414976 gene encoding zinc finger protein 26-like — protein sequence MDINLQIAALDYPTEEDPRLLITLLSVPAIIVVPKTFCSFCLRERPLDGAYYGYNIENSHPILRETMEEIFGPKFKLEKFSICTPCWNMIQLMDDFRTCCFEANSRAEQIKSGLKSEDDWFTQDTMKMIEAMHSAVRDQIEQIKTSVAEAIHEPNSNNNVITIDDSDDERDSTNLVIDDQPLEDQTEDAIETQAETENSIVETNTPTVDQIPEEQQPDPDSVMVEEAGPNTPPEVPPFSIKIEPEDNIGEENSMQLVIEAQRSPLLDRPDNIVKEEPTDQASILPQILIENIKSEVVLPEESMDAEYGNQTPTPEDHERAVHEEAEPDNLFTEISVENIKIEKDEVREKIANLLNARVLQCGRCGTSFKFKRGLIIHLNNCKDQTAVGPDVMYTCQICWASYRSRTNFKAHINQHIDHKPYKCRLQCKKHFFGLKGRLKHEEKCNSDTSCSVCDRTFTEKELLFAHIKSAHGKITFTCEICDIRFPHRVALRRHSLKMHKERAGGIPCRRCNIHVSKTAHEANLHVKECRERFTFDCDECDAKLQTPSHLKTHKELYHDEPKYDCNFCGKKFKRKEVAVKHQITHSKANKKYPCAKCDKTFGTTTNLKRHMNVHLPVRPYPCPTCEKRFSSKQAMEIHAKLNCANVREGKITCPFCRKKYLVRATFKKHIEEKHWEQLQDSAFELQIDTM from the exons ATGGACATCAATCTACAAATAGCAGCATTAGATTATCCCACCGAGGAAGATCCTCGGTTGTTGATAACTCTGCTATCAGTGCCAGCGATTATAGTCGTCCCAAAAACGTTCTGCTCGTTCTGCCTCCGGGAGCGTCCCTTAGACGGTGCCTACTACGGTTACAACATCGAAAACTCCCATCCCATTCTTCGCGAAACCATGGAGGAGATTTTCGGGCCCAAATTCAAGCTGGAAAAGTTCTCGATTTGTACGCCTTGCTGGAACATGATCCAGCTGATGGATGATTTCAGGACATGCTGCTTCGAGGCGAACAGCCGCGCAGAACAGATCAAGAGTGGGCTCAAGAGCGAGGACGACTGGTTCACGCAGGATACGATGAAAATGATCGAAGCCATGCATTCTGCGGTACGGGATCAGATCGAGCAAATCAAGACGAGTGTTGCCGAAGCGATCCATGAACCAAACTCAAATAACAATGTGATAACAATAGATGATAGTGATGATGAACGGGATAGCACAAATCTTGTGATTGATGATCAGCCGTTGGAAGATCAAACTGAAGATGCCATTGAAACGCAAGCGGAAACAGAGAATAGTATTGTTGAAACGAATACACCCACTGTGGATCAGATACCGGAAGAGCAACAACCTGACCCTGATAGCGTTATGGTGGAGGAAGCTGGACCTAACACGCCACCGGAAGTTCCGCCGTTCAGCATAAAGATTGAACCTGAAGATAATATTGGCGAGGAAAACTCCATGCAGTTGGTAATCGAAGCGCAGCGATCGCCTCTTCTTGATCGTCCAGACAACATTGTCAAAGAAGAACCTACCGACCAGGCAAGTATACTTCCACAAATCTTAATCGAGAATATCAAGTCTGAAGTAGTGCTGCCCGAAGAGAGCATGGATGCTGAATATGGCAACCAGACTCCCACACCAGAAGACCACGAACGAGCAGTCCACGAAGAAGCGGAGCCCGATAACCTGTTCACGGAGATTTCCGTGGAAAACATCAAGATTGAAAAAGATGAAGTAAGGGAAAAGATCGCCAACTTGCTGAACGCACGGGTTTTACAATGTGGAAGATGTGGCACTTCTTTCAAGTTCAAGCGAGGGCTTATTATCCATCTTAATAACTGCAAAGATCAAACTGCCGTCGGACCCGACGTGATGTACACCTGCCAGATCTGCTGGGCATCGTATCGATCGAGGACAAACTTTAAGGCGCATATCAATCAACACATTG ATCACAAACCATACAAATGCCGGTTACAGTGTAAAAAGCATTTCTTCGGGCTGAAAGGGCGCTTGAAACACGAAGAAAAATGCAATTCAGACACCAGTTGCAGCGTTTGTGACCGCACCTTCACGGAAAAGGAGTTACTTTTTGCGCACATCAAATCAGCTCatggaaaaattacatttacctGTGAAATATGCGACATCAGATTTCCGCACAG GGTTGCACTCAGGAGGCacagtttaaaaatgcataaggAAAGAGCGGGAGGTATTCCCTGTCGACGATGCAATATTCACGTGTCCAAGACTGCCCACGAAGCAAACTTACACGTAAAGGAATGTAGAGAGCGTTTCACTTTCGATTGTGATGAGTGCGATGCTAAGCTACAAACTCCTTCGCATTTGAAGACTCACAAAGAACTGTACCACGACGAGCCAAAATATGATTGCAATTTTTGTGGAAAGAAGTTCAAACGCAA ggAGGTCGCCGTTAAACATCAAATAACACACAGCAAAGCAAACAAGAAATATCCTTGCGCGAAATGCGATAAAACATTCGGAACTACTACCAACCTTAAAAGGCACATGAATGTACATCTGCCAGTACGACCGTATCCGTGCCCAACCTGCGAAAAGAGGTTCTCCAGCAAACAGGCTATGGAAATACATGCCAAGTTGAACTGTGCGAATGTGAGAGAAGGCAAAATAACATGCCCGTTTTGTCGTAAAAAGTACTTGGTTCG AGCTaccttcaaaaaacatattgaagAAAAACATTGGGAGCAGTTACAAGATTCTGCGTTTGAATTGCAAATTGATACGATGTAA
- the LOC120414950 gene encoding zinc finger protein 473-like: MSIYIKEEPALDIDLPLVSIPVPEPDDVGNFAPHPEPVPFCALCIRECPQSSEFFEFNCDNSADFRDMLRDIVEIEFREQSFNVCRACWKIVKLIGDFRKCCLKAQRWLERTDEAGLAAVDDWISEEMVQTIDHLQTLIVDQTQRIEETEPAENELVTMMSVDHIKVQPYEAEETEPKEQLLAEDIDCREEMCKQVAQVDDLLMEKPPKDWRSKKCEEKKFFCELCDIGFSRIGHLKLHQSRLIHKQRVKLQAKLNIDSSKSKSGCNNDKTELIIPDDNLLVVQSVEKVELKKVEKNPLKCEECDFTFQSDTHLRTHKLSLKHQLAVKIYNKETSVVINDIKRRMEDLEQPKAKRKQPLNRKHKCPKCGAKLASQQSLQAHMRFVHTDKRFVCDICDGKFKKKSALKRHIFVQHVVTRDFVCPVCGNRYWEETKLMGHMTSHRGYRPYECGQCDKGYHIKNQLNAHVKKFHKQRNRADSDSDPDFVC; encoded by the exons ATGTCAATCTACATTAAAGAAGAGCCTGCGCTCGACATCGACCTGCCGCTAGTCTCAATTCCGGTGCCAGAACCGGACGACGTAGGTAATTTCGCtccacatccggaaccggttccattcTGCGCACTTTGCATTCGGGAATGTCCACAAAGCAGCGAGTTCTTCGAATTTAATTGCGACAACTCTGCCGATTTCCGTGACATGCTGAGGGACATTGTCGAGATTGAATTTCGAGAGCAAAGTTTCAACGTTTGTAGAGCTTGCTGGAAGATAGTTAAGCTTATCGGCGACTTCCGGAAGTGCTGCCTTAAAGCGCAGCGTTGGTTGGAAAGAACGGATGAAGCTGGACTTGCAGCTGTGGACGATTGGATTTCCGAAGAAATGGTTCAAACCATCGACCATCTGCAAACGCTGATCGTGGACCAAACGCAGCGAATTGAAGAGACAGAACCGGCTGAAAATGAGCTTGTTACAATGATGTCCGTTGACCACATTAAGGTTCAACCTTATGAAGCTGAGGAAACTGAACCAAAGGAACAACTGTTGGCGGAAGATATTGATTGCAGGGAAGAAATGTGCAAACAGGTTGCACAAGTTGACGATCTGCTTATGGAAAAACCTCCTAAAGATTGGAGAAGTAAAAAGTGCGAAGAAAAAAAGTTCTTCTGCGAACTATGCGATATTGGATTTTCAAGAAT aggccATTTAAAACTCCATCAGTCAAGACTGATACATAAACAACGAGTCAAGCTGCAAGCTAAGCTCAACATTGATTCATCAAAAAGCAAGTCTGGCTGCAACAATGACAAGACCGAACTTATCATACCAGATGACAATCTGCTCGTGGTACAATCCGTAGAGAAAGTCGAGCTCAAAAAAGTGGAGAAAAATCCATTGAAGTGTGAAGAATGCGATTTTACATTCCAATCAGA cacCCATCTTAGAACTCATAAACTGTCCTTGAAGCATCAGCTAGCagtcaaaatttacaataagGAAACTAGCGTAGTAATTAACGATATCAAAAGAAG GATGGAGGACCTGGAACAACCAAAGGCCAAACGGAAACAGCCTTTGAATCGCAAACACAAGTGCCCAAAGTGTGGTGCCAAATTGGCGTCGCAGCAATCTCTCCAAGCACACATGAGATTTGTTCACACCGATAAAAGATTCGTGTGCGACATTTGCGATGGAaagtttaagaaaaa ATCCGCCCTGAAAAGGCATATTTTCGTGCAACACGTGGTTACCCGAGATTTCGTCTGTCCCGTGTGCGGCAACCGCTACTGGGAGGAAACTAAACTAATGGGACACATGACGTCCCACAGGGGCTATCGGCCCTACGAGTGCGGCCAGTGTGATAAGGGGTATCATATCAAAAACCAGTTGAACGCGCACGTCAAAAAGTTTCACAAACAACGGAATCGGGCAGATAGCGACTCCGATCCCGACTTTGTCTGCTGA